A genomic region of Fusarium falciforme chromosome 4, complete sequence contains the following coding sequences:
- a CDS encoding Fanconi-associated nuclease yields the protein MSTNKDPARDKDQDVDGPQPTDLENAMAPTDGGTKAIEEYEAIKSSQASAKDEDTNEKAQPLWVKGRSSIYLDAFNLALDTVLEEESHLFDDKENEVFRQWRGLDYEAQYLYVRLFLRKTAWWHRHSRLGYHNDISDLEAAIGSLQSSRTLPTGTTPSTNSVEGIELEESGLGESFTFADASEDHIKSVEEAATLLSLDELKALAKEAKFQGRTKTELIRSLVRMSHQQTGLRSLGLSRHNSRDSITSEDQENKDPKAIAKTKLRREDSNRDQHFLAKILAILGPCVRLSPPVFKLFERVHLVFYRSTEWTEKSLTTIILAKIARRHYPEYIVCRSSTIFASRMHLLEYESGIRLEAEVDSIMEFNGPPGEEGHKKILGIFEKIYPRWKALVEEERQKEQTVYDMGEGAYLRRFTPGHSYTRIVHKAAPIFGKLKDHLREHELLSELLDQRLFQMARRGGWYQRKALLEEHYMPTLDPNPTTTDVEQQKKYWKRIAVATCEAGLQDPDCHLIFHYDLQKRLVKLEKKLRIPRRLQHDFGHVHLEKPVEHTVEGVQLKRDVPTKVGRQTVWLDELDSQEECSVEEMCLSHYRAQGWKGYHAEGGIIRTLFAYLFYDIIFLYIPNVFQTAYQMCPLDLHTDAFYPARASEINHRLVEITNGEGPRLLRQVWERESEKKTSVVGLNWDFDIEDLVELVECFEGSALAALCKVMAQEYRQRGGGIPDLILWRTRDTTGNGGDGPAKSKGEVMFSEVKSANDRLSDTQRLWIHVLTGAGVKVALCNAVAKEVREVD from the exons ATGTCTACCAACAAGGATCCTGCCAGGGACAAGGACCAAGATGTTGACGGCCCGCAGCCCACTGACCTCGAGAATGCGATGGCACCCACCGACGGGGGAACaaaggccatcgaggagtATGAGGCGATCAAGTCATCACAAGCAAGTGCTAAAGATGAAGACACCAATGAGAAAGCACAACCTCTATGGGTAAAGGGTAGAAGCTCTATCTATTTGGATGCCTTCAACCTTGCCCTGGACACCGTTTTAGAAGAGGAGTCTCATCTCTTTGATGATAAGGAAAATGAGGTCTTCAGACAATGGCGAGGTCTGGACTATGAAGCTCAATATCT CTATGTTAGACTGTTTCTGAGAAAGACAGCGTGGTGGCATCGCCATAGTCGTCTTGGCTATCACAACGATATCTCTGACCTTGAAGCTGCGATAGGTTCTCTACAGTCGTCTCGCACTCTACCGACTGGCACCACTCCTTCCACAAACAGCGTTGAGGGCATCGAGCTTGAAGAGTCAGGGCTTGGCGAGTCCTTCACTTTTGCAGATGCATCCGAAGACCACATCAAGTCCGTGGAAGAAGCTGCTACCCTGTTAAGTCTCGACGAGTTGAAGGCTCTGGCGAAAGAAGCCAAGTTCCAAGGGCGCACAAAAACAGAACTCATTCGTTCTCTTGTGCGGATGAGCCATCAGCAAACTGGGCTGAGGTCCCTGGGCCTTAGTAGACACAACAGCCGCGATTCGATAACCTCTGAAGATCAAGAGAACAAGGATCCAAAAGCGATAGCCAAAACGAAATTACGACGAGAAGACTCGAATCGTGACCAACACTTCTTGGCAAAGATTCTCGCCATCTTGGGTCCCTGCGTTCGATTATCGCCGCCAGTGTTCAAGCTGTTTGAGCGTGTCCATCTAGTCTTTTACAGGTCGACCGAATGGACAGAGAAGTCTCTTACAACCATCATTCTTGCCAAAATTGCACGGCGTCATTACCCAGAGTACATCGTTTGTCGAAGCTCGACAATATTTGCATCGCGGATGCATCTACTGGAGTATGAAAGCGGAATTCGCCTAGAAGCCGAAGTCGACAGTATCATGGAATTCAACGGACCACCTGGGGAAGAGGGTCACAAGAAGATACTTGGAATATTTGAAAAGATCTACCCTCGGTGGAAGGCCCTGGTCGAAGAGGAACGACAAAAAGAGCAGACCGTATACGATATGGGCGAGGGGGCTTACTTGAGACGGTTCACGCCAGGTCACTCCTACACAAGAATCGTTCACAAAGCCGCCCCCATCTTTGGGAAACTCAAGGACCATCTCAGGGAACATGAACTACTCAGTGAGCTTCTCGACCAACGACTGTTCCAAATGGCTAGGCGAGGTGGGTGGTATCAGCGCAAAGCCCTGTTGGAAGAGCATTACATGCCCACACTAGACCCGAACCCCACGACCACAGACGTCGAGCAACAGAAGAAGTACTGGAAAAGAATTGCGGTGGCCACGTGCGAGGCTGGGCTTCAAGACCCAGACTGTCATCTGATATTCCATTACGACCTTCAGAAACGGCTGGTCAagttggagaagaagctgcgGATTCCCCGTCGATTACAGCACGACTTTGGCCATGTCCACCTCGAGAAACCTGTGGAGCATACCGTTGAAGGAGTCCAGCTCAAAAGGGATGTTCCTACCAAGGTCGGTCGCCAGACCGTCTGGCTCGACGAGCTGGACTCCCAAGAAGAGTGCAGTGTCGAGGAGATGTGCTTGAGCCATTACAGGGCACAGGGCTGGAAAGGATATCACGCCGAGGGTGGTATCATCCGCACTCTTTTTGCGTATCTCTTTTACGACATCATATTCCTCTACATCCCCAATGTATTTCAGACAGCATACCAGATGTGCCCTCTGGACCTGCACACGGATGCCTTCTACCCAGCCAGGGCATCAGAGATCAACCACAGGCTGGTTGAAATTACCAATGGAGAAGGGCCACGGCTCCTTCGCCAAGTCTGGGAGAGGGAaagcgagaagaagacgagcgTGGTGGGTCTCAATTGGGACTTTGACATTGAAGACCTCGTGGAGCTGGTGGAATGCTTCGAGGGCAGTGCTCTCGCAGCCTTGTGCAAGGTCATGGCTCAAGAGTACCGACAGAGGGGTGGTGGTATCCCCGACCTGATTCTCTGGCGGACCAGAGACACAACGGGGAACGGCGGCGACGGGCCGGCAAAGTCAAAAGGAGAAGTCATGTTCTCGGAGGTCAAGAGCGCCAACGACAGGTTGAGCGATACTCAACGGCTCTGGATCCATGTGCTCACGGGGGCAGGGGTCAAGGTTGCGCTCTGCAACGCCGTGGCAAAAGAGGTGAGGGAGGTGGATTAA